CCTGGATCATGCTGTCGATGAGCGGGGCATTGCCCATGCGGGCGCCCCAGCGGGCCGCGGGCAGCAGGTAGGGCGCGTTGGACATGCTCTCGGTGCCCCCGGCCACCACGAAGGCGGCATCGTCCATGAGGATGCTCTGGGCGCCCAGGGCCACCGCCTTGAGGCCGGAGCCGCAGACCTGGTTGGGGGTGTGGGCGGGGGTGCTGTGGAGCAGGCCCGCCTTCAGCGCCGACAACCGGGCCACGTTCTGGCCGCTGCCGGCCTGCAGCACATTGCCCATCACCACATCGCCGACCTCGGAACTTTCCACCCCGCTCCGCACCAGCGCTTCGCGAATGGCCAGTGCCCCCAGATCCACCGCGTTCATGGGCTTGAGGGCTCCCCCGAAGGAGGCGACGGCGGTGCGGGTGGCGGACAGAATGTAAGCAGACATGCGGGCTCCAGAAAGGACCTTCCAGGGTATCGTGACTAAACGCCTCCGGGTCCGGACCGTGAACTCCATCACCAGGCTAGCCCTGTATCTTTCTCCCACGGGAGTTGCCATGACCGTTTCCAGCCGATGGATCCCCATGTTGCTTGTCGGGACAGCGCTGCTGACCGGAGGTGGGTTGCTGGCCCAGGCGCCGCCGCCCCCGCCACCCCCCCCGGCCCCTCCCGCCCCGCCTGCGCCCATGATCGGTGTGGATGTGCCTTCCGGTTCCCGCGTGGAGCAGCGCACGGAGAAGCTGGCCCAGGGTTCCAAACTGTGGGTGAAGAACCGGAACGGCGGCATCCGCGTCACCGGATGGGAGAAGGATGAAGTGGCCCTCACGGCCCAGATCCGCGACAGCGAGAAGCGCCGCGTCGAATTGGTGCTGCAGCGCAAGGGCCAGGATCTCGACATCGAGGCGGTCTTCCAGCAGCCCTCCTGGAGCTTCGGCGTCTACATCAGCCCCCGCTGCGAGATGACCCTGCAGGTGCCCCGCAAAATCATGGGCCACTTCCGCACCACCAATGGAACGGTTTCCGCCGAAAACCTGGAAGGCTATGCCCGCTGCGAAGCCACCAATGGCAGCATCCTCGTCAGCCGCATCCGCGGCGAAGTGCACGTGGATACCACCAACGGTCCCATCGAGGCGCGCAATCTCGCGGCCCGCATCAAGGGCAGCACCACCAATGGCCGCATCGTCCTCGAGGATGTGGAAGGCGGCGTGAACCTGGAGACCACCAACGGTTCGGTGCGCGCCCACAACCTGGACGGCTGGGGCGAGGGCATCCACCTCGAATCCACCAACGGCAGCATCGAGTGCGAACTGGGCAAGGCCACGGGCGAGTTGGTGGCGGAGAACAGCAACGGTTCCCTTGACATCAAAATCACGGGCGCCCAGGTCATTGAAATGAGCAAGCACAACGCCCGGGTGAAAGTGCCTGGACGGAGCCAGACCATCCGCCTGGAAACCACCAACGGCAGCATCCGGGTGAAGTGAGGTAGTACTCTGGGAAGCATGCGTCTGCTGGTTCCCATTCTCGTTGCCGCCCTCGGCCTTCAGGCCCAGGCCCCCCGTCCCTCGGAAGTGCAGGAGCGGCGACTGGCCAATGGCGCCCGCCTGCTCCTGGTGGAGCGCCGGGGCCTGACTGCCTTTCACGCGGCCCTGGTGTTCTCCGGCGGCCGGGCAGAGGAGCCCGCCGCCACCGCGGGTGCGACCGACCTGCTGGCCCGGGCCCTTTACGGCATCACACGGACCGAAGATTTGGAGCAGGGCAAGGGACTGGCGGCCCTTGAGTCACTGCTGAAGCAGGAGGAAGGCCTGCTCGAAGCCATCCGACTGGAGCGCCTTCTGCTGCGGCGGGATGCCGCCGCGGCCTCCCAGCTTCCGGCCTTGGAGGCCAACCTCGAATCCGTACAGTCGCAGCTCCGCGCCCTCACCGCCACGACTCCGCTGGGGGATCTCTACCTCTCCCGGGGCGGACGCCAGTGGGCCGAAGCCAGCACCGATGCCCTCAGCGCCCACACCGAACTGCCTCAGGAAGCCTTCGAGTTCTGGTGCCGCACCGAAGCCCAGCGCCTGCGGAGCCTGACGCTCAGCCGGTTCGCCCAGGCCCGGGCCAGCCTCGCCGCCGAACTTCGCACCAAGGGTGACAAGGGCCCGGCCCTGCTCTACGGTGCTGCGCTTCCGGGGCATCCCTACGGCCGGGACCTCACGGACCACCTGCCCGCATTGGAGGCCCTCCGCTGGTCAGAGCTCCGCTCCTACGCCCACCGTGCCCTGCGACCCGACCGGCTCACCATCATCCTTGTGGGCGGCCTCAGCTTGGAGGCCGCGCTGCCCCTGGTGGAGCGTCATCTGGGGTCGCTTCCCGTGCCTCCGGCCAGCGAAACGAACGTGCTGCCGGAGATCCCGGCAGACCTCGGCGACCGGCGGGTTCAGGCCGCCGCAGGCGAATCCGCGCGCCTTCTCATGGGCTGGCGCATTCCCGCCCGCTCCCATCCGGACCACCTGGCCTTGCGCTTGGCGACTCAGCTGTTGGGTGGCGGCCAGAGCAGCCGCTTGCCATCCCGGCTTCAGCGTCAGAAAGGCCTTGTGACACAGGTGTCCCTGGGCCTGGACCTCCCCGGCGGCCGCCTGCCTGGGCTGTTGGTGGCAGACATGGAGCCCGCGCCTGGCCACAGCCTTGCAGAGGTGGAGGGCGCCCTGCAGGGCGAGATTCTCCGTTTGCAGCAGGATCCCATCCCCCAGGAGGAGTGGCAGCGGGCCCTCGCGCAGCTGGAATCGGACCACCTCCGAAACCAGGATGATCCCGAAGCCTTGGCAAAAACCCTGGGCCAAGCCTGGGCAGAAGGCGGGGATTGGCGGCTGGCGGAGCTGGACCTCCAGCGGCTTCGGGGTTTGGCACCAGAGGCTGTACAGGCCGCGGCGCGCGCCTGGCTGAAACCCACCCACCGCACCACCGTGCTCCTGGAGCCCACCCCCGGAGCCAACCTGGATCCCCTTGATGCGGAACTGTCCCAGGTGCTGCAGGCCCTGGCAACGACCCGCATCCAGGATCCAGCTCAACGGGAACACCTGGTGGCTGAAGGGCTCCGGCAGCTGCGCATGCTGAATTCCGAGGAGCGCCGCCGCACCCTCAAATTGCTGGTGGCCCAGCTGCCCCCGGAGAAGCGATGAGGGCCCTGCTGCTGACGTGCCTGGCCACGGCACTTTCGCTGCAGGCCCAGGCGAAAGTCCAGGCCTTCATCCTGCCGAATGGGCTGCGGGTGCTGCTGCTGGAGGATCATGAGCATCCATTGGTGCGGGTAAAGCTGCACCTGAAGGTCACAGTCCAGGATGTGCCGAGCGGCCGCCAGGGCCTCCCGCAGCTGGCGCTGCGCATGGTCTCCCACTCCGACGCCGGGGGCTTCAAGGCCGATGAGCTGGAGCGGTTCCAGGAAGACGCAGGCATCCAGTTGAAAGCCATGGCAGCCCCCGATGGCCTCGACTGGCAGCTGTCGGTCCGCAGCCGCGACCAGGACCGGGCCCTGGGCCTTCTCGCCGATCGCATCCTCCGCTCTCTCTTCGATCCCGGCATGCTGGAAGAGCAGCGCGAAGCCTGCTGGCACGAGGAAGAAGGGCGCGGAGTTGATCCTCTGCTCCGGCTGCGGCAGAGCCTGAGTCAGGCCCCGGAGAGGAGGCCCACGCTCACCAGCCTGGGCACCATCACCTGGGAGGATCTGCTCACCTTCCGCGCCCGTGTGTTCCGACCCGATCATGCGCTGCTGGTGCTGCACGGGGACCTGGGCCTGGAGCAGGCCAAGCGGCTGGTCCTGCTGAGCCTCGGCAGCTGGACACCGCAGGAGACCCGCTCCGCCCCCCCCTCACCCGACCCTTCAGCGTCAGAGGGTGTGCAGCAAGCCAGCTCCGGCAAACCATGGCCCCTGTGGATCCGCGTTCCGGGAGTCGGAAGCCGCGCCCAGGCCGTGGCGCCCCAACCGACGGAAACCCTTCCAGAATCCGCGGCTTTGCTGAACCTGCTGGTGCCCGGTGAGCCTTCGCTCCTGCCCGCCTGGGCTGCCGCTGAGGCTGGCTGCCTCGTGGCCACGGATGATGCCGAGGTGGATGCCAGCCTCGCCCTGCCCCGCTTGCTGGCGCGGTTGGAGGCGCTGCGGCTGCGGGGCTTCACTCAGGCTGACCTCGACCGCGCCCGCACCGCGTGGAACGCCGGACCCAGCCTGGAGACCCTCCACCCCGAAGCCCAGATGAACCGAGCGCTTCAGGAAGCCCTGGGCCGCGGCGCCGATCCGGACCACATGAAAGCCCTCAGCCTCGAACAGCTGAATGCAGACCTCCGTCGTTGGTTCGATCCAAAGAACCTGCGCACAGGGGGCCTGAAGAAGGCCGACCCCGCAAAGGGCCTGGTGGCCCCTTGATTCAGAGCTTCACACCGAAGCGCGAAGCCAAGTCCAGGTAGCGGGCCCGCACGCCTTCGATGATCTCGGCCGGAAGGTGCGGCGCGGGCGGCTGTTTGTTCCAGCTGGAGAGGGTCTCCAGGTAGTCGCGGAGAAACTGTTTGTCGAGGCTGGGCGGGTTCTTCCCCGGCTGATAGCTGTCGGCCAGCCAGTAACGGCTGCTGTCAGGCGTGAGGGCCTCGTCAATGAGGATGAGCTCGCCTTCGTCGCTGAGGCCGAACTCGAACTTGGTGTCGGCGAGCAGGATGCCGCGCTCAGCCGCCAATTCGGCGCCCCGCCGGTAGAGGGCCAGGCTCAGGTCGCGCAGGCGCAGAGCCAGATCGTGCCCCACGATCTCAGCCATGCGCTCGAAGGAAATGTTCTCGTCATGCCCTTCCTCCTCCTTGGTGGCGGGCGTGAAGATGGGCTCGGGCAGCCGATCTGCGAGGCGCAGCCCCGCGGGCAGGGAGACGCCGCAGATCCTGCCGGTGGCCTGGTATTCCTTCCAGCCGCTGCCGGCGATGTAGCCGCGGACGACGCACTCCACGGGCATGGGGCGGGTTTTCTCCACCACCACCGCCCGGCCTTCCAGCGCGGAGCGGTAGGGTTCGAGGGCCGCGGGCCAGCCCGCGTTGCCCCGGAAATGGTTGGGCACCAGATCTTCCGTGGCGGCGAACCAGAAGTTGGCCACGGCCGTGAGGATGCGCCCCTTGTCGGGAATGCCTTCGGGCATCACACAATCGAAGGCGCTGATGCGATCCGAGGCGACGATCAGCAGCTGCTTGCCGAGATCGTAGACATCCCGCACTTTGCCCCGGCGGAAGACCGGAAAGGGGAGGTCGGTGCTCAGCAGAATGGACATGGAACGCTCCAGGTTCAAACAGCCATCATCGCAGAGAGCCGCGCCGGGACCCAGCCCTGAAGCCTTCAGCTGAGCTCGGGCAAGTGCCGGGGCGTGGGGGCTGACCAGTGCAGACCGCCAGGCAGCAGGGCATAGCGGTTCATGACGCCCACCCAGCGGGCCAGCTCGGCTTCGCGCACCGTGCCATCGGGACCCGCCACAGGAAGGCCCAGGTAGTGGAGGTAGTCCTGCACCTCGGCACCGGAGACCCCCAGCAGGGCGGGCAAATCGTCCAGGTGGTGGTTCCGGTCCCCGGGCGGAGGGGCCAGCAGGTGGTAGTCGAAGGATTCCCGCAGCACGGAGGCGGTGGCGGCCGGATCCAGCTCCTGGGCCGCATCCAGATGAGGGAAGGGGTTGCCCCCGAGCAGGCCCAGAGCCTGGGCCATGCCCAGATGGGCCAGGAGGTGCACCGGGTGCACCTTCAGCACGGCCTCGAAGGCGGCCCGGGCCTCCTGGGCGCGCCCCAGGCGCACCAGGGCCTCCCCGTACCGCAGCTGGGCCTCGAGGCGATCCGGTTCGACCTTGATCCACCGTTCCGCCACGGCAGCCATCTCCTCGGCCATGCCCTGGGCCCGGAAGAAGCCCGCGAGATAGGCCAGGGTGGTCACATCCTTGGGCGCCAGGAGGAGCAGCCGATCCAGGATTTCCGCGGCCCGGAGGGACTGGCCCTCCTGATCCAGGCGGTGAGCCCAATCCCGCAGCACCTCCACCTGGCGGGGCACCGCATGGTTAGGGGTGGACCGGGCGGGGTCTGCCGGGTGCAGCAGCTGGGTGCGCACCCAAAGGTAGCGCAGGGCGTTGCGCCCGTCGGGACCGGCCAGCTCCTCCTCGATGGCGTGGATGATGGTCTTGAGGCCGTGCTCCCAAAGGGGCGGCAGCGGCATTTGCACGTGGGTGCGCAGTTCCCGGCTGAGGGGATCCAGGGGATTCCCAGCGCGCCCCAGGTGCAGCCTCAGGCGCAGCAGCTCCAGGCCGGGTTCGGGCCCGGGCTGGAAAGCCACACGCAGGGCCAGCTCCCCGGTGTCGGGATCGAAATCGTCAAGAATCAGGAAACGCAGGTGGGCCCGCATATGGCTGAGGTTAGCAAGGAATTAGATCCAAAGGAGGTTGACCGGCCTCCATTCAGGCCTGATCATGCACTATTCGTCGGTTTTGGAGGTTCGCAATGCGCAGGTCCGTTCTGTTGATGACGCTGCTATCCGTGTTGCCTGCCACCGCCGGGGAAGTCGGCATTCTGCTCGACAAGCAGGTGGGCAAGGCCCAGGCCCTCGGCACCCAGAAGTTCGATGCCGTGAGCCCCACCGGCCTGGGCATTCGCGCCGGTTTTGATGTGCTCGACTTGAAGGTCGCCGCCCTGCAGCTGAATGCCACCTGGCACAACAAGACCACCGGGGATCTGACCTACGGCGGAACCAAGGTGGGCGAACTGGACAACCAGTACATCGCCGCGGGCGCCATGGTGAACTGGAAACTCCTGGTCAACGTGGGCGCGGGCGTGGAATACCGCTCCGAGAAACTCAGCTTCCGCCCCACTTCCGGCGCTGCCACTGACAGCACCCTGGGACGCCCCTGGGCCCGTGTGAATGTGGGCTTCAGCATCCCCACCCCCGTGGTCAGCCCCTTCTTCCTCTTCGAGGTGGCCGCGCCCCTCTCCAAGAAGGAGAACCCCGGCAGTGCCAAGGATCTCACCGATGCCCTGGCCCCCCAGGTGCAGGTGGGCATCTACGGCGGCATCCGCTTCTGATTTCTGCACATCCAATGGAAAGGGGCGCCCAAGGCGCCCCTTTTCCGTATGATGAAGGCACATTCACCGAGGAGAGATGGAACTCCGGATCCTGGGCTGCAGCGGCGGAGAAGCTGACGGGGAGCGCCTGACAGGCCTGCTCGTCAACGGCTGTGTGGCCATCGATGCCGGTTCCATCACCGCCGCCCTCACGGTGGAGGAGCAGGTGAAGATCCAACATGTCTTCATCAGCCACTCCCACCTGGACCACATCTGCACCCTGCCCTTCTTCACCAAGAACATTTTTGGCCATACCCACGAAGCCGTGGAGATCCACGCCCTTCCGGAAACCCTGGATGTGCTGCGCCGCCACCTCTTCAACGATGAGCTGTGGCCTGACTTCAGTGTGATTCCCAGCCCCAACGATCCCACCATCCGCTACACGGAAGTGGAACCCGAGCAGACCTACGAAGTCTGCGGCCTGCGCATCACCCCCATCCGCGTGAACCATCTGGTGCCCTGCGTGGGTTACAAGGTGGATGACGGCAAGGATGCCTTCATCTTCACCAGCGACACGGCGGAAACCGACCGCATCTGGGAGGTGGCCAACGCCACGCCCAACCTGCGCTTGGTCATCGCGGAGGCCAGCTTCCCCAATGACCAGGCCTGGCTGGCGGAGGCCTCCAAGCACCTCACGCCCGCCAAGCTGGGCGCCGAGCTGAAGAAACTCCAGGGCCAGGTGCCCGTGCGGATCTACCACCTCACGCCTGGAGACAAGGCCATCATGCTGCCCCAGCTGCAGGCCCTGGGGGATCCTCGCCTCAGCCTGCTGGCCCAGGACGAGCGCCTGACCTGGTGATCCACCGCGGTCGTCCCCAGAGAGACCCGCGAAGGGTTCCTAACGCTCCGGGAAAGCTTCGCGGAAAGCCGCCAGGCCTTCATCAAAGGCGGCGGGAAGCGCCGCAATGAGGGCGGGGGATTCCACCAAGTGACCAGCCCGGGCCTCGGCCTCCACCCGGGCGGCCATATGTGCGAAGCGCACCAGCCCCAGGTTGCTGAGGGCGCCCTTCATCTGATGGGCTTCCATGAGCATCCGGGGCAGGTCCCCAGCGGCCAAGCCCTCGCGGAGCGCCACCATGCGCGGCGGCACATCCTCCTGGTAGAGCCCGATGAGCTCCTGCACCAGGCCTTCCTCGGCCCCGAGTTCCAGCAGGTCCCGCAAGGGTTCCGCATCGAGGATGGGCAATTCGCTCACAAAGGCTCCACCAAGGGACATCCACCCTTCCATCGGCAGACCCATCCCTGATCTGAAAGCCTAATCAATCGCAGGAAG
This sequence is a window from Geothrix sp. PMB-07. Protein-coding genes within it:
- a CDS encoding DUF4097 family beta strand repeat-containing protein, which translates into the protein MTVSSRWIPMLLVGTALLTGGGLLAQAPPPPPPPPAPPAPPAPMIGVDVPSGSRVEQRTEKLAQGSKLWVKNRNGGIRVTGWEKDEVALTAQIRDSEKRRVELVLQRKGQDLDIEAVFQQPSWSFGVYISPRCEMTLQVPRKIMGHFRTTNGTVSAENLEGYARCEATNGSILVSRIRGEVHVDTTNGPIEARNLAARIKGSTTNGRIVLEDVEGGVNLETTNGSVRAHNLDGWGEGIHLESTNGSIECELGKATGELVAENSNGSLDIKITGAQVIEMSKHNARVKVPGRSQTIRLETTNGSIRVK
- a CDS encoding pitrilysin family protein; this encodes MRLLVPILVAALGLQAQAPRPSEVQERRLANGARLLLVERRGLTAFHAALVFSGGRAEEPAATAGATDLLARALYGITRTEDLEQGKGLAALESLLKQEEGLLEAIRLERLLLRRDAAAASQLPALEANLESVQSQLRALTATTPLGDLYLSRGGRQWAEASTDALSAHTELPQEAFEFWCRTEAQRLRSLTLSRFAQARASLAAELRTKGDKGPALLYGAALPGHPYGRDLTDHLPALEALRWSELRSYAHRALRPDRLTIILVGGLSLEAALPLVERHLGSLPVPPASETNVLPEIPADLGDRRVQAAAGESARLLMGWRIPARSHPDHLALRLATQLLGGGQSSRLPSRLQRQKGLVTQVSLGLDLPGGRLPGLLVADMEPAPGHSLAEVEGALQGEILRLQQDPIPQEEWQRALAQLESDHLRNQDDPEALAKTLGQAWAEGGDWRLAELDLQRLRGLAPEAVQAAARAWLKPTHRTTVLLEPTPGANLDPLDAELSQVLQALATTRIQDPAQREHLVAEGLRQLRMLNSEERRRTLKLLVAQLPPEKR
- a CDS encoding pitrilysin family protein gives rise to the protein MRALLLTCLATALSLQAQAKVQAFILPNGLRVLLLEDHEHPLVRVKLHLKVTVQDVPSGRQGLPQLALRMVSHSDAGGFKADELERFQEDAGIQLKAMAAPDGLDWQLSVRSRDQDRALGLLADRILRSLFDPGMLEEQREACWHEEEGRGVDPLLRLRQSLSQAPERRPTLTSLGTITWEDLLTFRARVFRPDHALLVLHGDLGLEQAKRLVLLSLGSWTPQETRSAPPSPDPSASEGVQQASSGKPWPLWIRVPGVGSRAQAVAPQPTETLPESAALLNLLVPGEPSLLPAWAAAEAGCLVATDDAEVDASLALPRLLARLEALRLRGFTQADLDRARTAWNAGPSLETLHPEAQMNRALQEALGRGADPDHMKALSLEQLNADLRRWFDPKNLRTGGLKKADPAKGLVAP
- a CDS encoding phosphoribosylaminoimidazolesuccinocarboxamide synthase, with the translated sequence MSILLSTDLPFPVFRRGKVRDVYDLGKQLLIVASDRISAFDCVMPEGIPDKGRILTAVANFWFAATEDLVPNHFRGNAGWPAALEPYRSALEGRAVVVEKTRPMPVECVVRGYIAGSGWKEYQATGRICGVSLPAGLRLADRLPEPIFTPATKEEEGHDENISFERMAEIVGHDLALRLRDLSLALYRRGAELAAERGILLADTKFEFGLSDEGELILIDEALTPDSSRYWLADSYQPGKNPPSLDKQFLRDYLETLSSWNKQPPAPHLPAEIIEGVRARYLDLASRFGVKL
- a CDS encoding tetratricopeptide repeat protein, whose protein sequence is MRAHLRFLILDDFDPDTGELALRVAFQPGPEPGLELLRLRLHLGRAGNPLDPLSRELRTHVQMPLPPLWEHGLKTIIHAIEEELAGPDGRNALRYLWVRTQLLHPADPARSTPNHAVPRQVEVLRDWAHRLDQEGQSLRAAEILDRLLLLAPKDVTTLAYLAGFFRAQGMAEEMAAVAERWIKVEPDRLEAQLRYGEALVRLGRAQEARAAFEAVLKVHPVHLLAHLGMAQALGLLGGNPFPHLDAAQELDPAATASVLRESFDYHLLAPPPGDRNHHLDDLPALLGVSGAEVQDYLHYLGLPVAGPDGTVREAELARWVGVMNRYALLPGGLHWSAPTPRHLPELS
- a CDS encoding MBL fold metallo-hydrolase, with translation MELRILGCSGGEADGERLTGLLVNGCVAIDAGSITAALTVEEQVKIQHVFISHSHLDHICTLPFFTKNIFGHTHEAVEIHALPETLDVLRRHLFNDELWPDFSVIPSPNDPTIRYTEVEPEQTYEVCGLRITPIRVNHLVPCVGYKVDDGKDAFIFTSDTAETDRIWEVANATPNLRLVIAEASFPNDQAWLAEASKHLTPAKLGAELKKLQGQVPVRIYHLTPGDKAIMLPQLQALGDPRLSLLAQDERLTW
- a CDS encoding Hpt domain-containing protein; translated protein: MSLGGAFVSELPILDAEPLRDLLELGAEEGLVQELIGLYQEDVPPRMVALREGLAAGDLPRMLMEAHQMKGALSNLGLVRFAHMAARVEAEARAGHLVESPALIAALPAAFDEGLAAFREAFPER